One Amycolatopsis sp. NBC_00355 genomic window carries:
- a CDS encoding amylo-alpha-1,6-glucosidase, translated as MAPEFSVREIPFSRFGAWFGLSPVVGLATYSDDIHLVSHRNGMHPVLSIVPVAGGVRVPTSITAEPAKLTWSAGDGQITAAFGSASTLHIAGNGLGVRISATEPTLTPFTGTYLYPDPAGGAVFTSYETGHRFRVTVVSGQERRSGDQQLGTAERLVATGEDGEPWELVIEEIATSPPHAPGPGLSEAVTTSADDFARFADAVAPWRGERTPAAELACYVIWSATVRPAGFITRPAVLMSKHWMDKVWSWDHCFTALALASGAPELAWDQFQVVFDHQDDQGALPDSITHSETLRNFVKPPIHGWALGRLRERFGGEVPDAERTYRQLSAWTRFWLDHRRPPGHPLPYYEHGNDSGWDNATVFREERLVQSADLAAFLVLQLKELARLAAELGEPAQPWDRQADDLLAAMLAELWDGARFVSRGVVSGTLRAGSSLLELMPVVLGEHLPPDVFERLCDGITRHLTAVGPATELPTSPYYEADGYWRGPVWAPVAVLIEDGLRRGGAQDLAEQVSSRFRTTCEKSGFAENFDALTGEGLRDRAYTWTAGAYLLLAEDAEGRR; from the coding sequence GTGGCCCCCGAGTTCTCGGTGCGGGAGATCCCCTTCAGCCGGTTCGGTGCCTGGTTCGGCCTCTCTCCCGTCGTGGGCCTCGCGACCTACAGCGACGACATTCACCTGGTATCCCACCGCAACGGGATGCACCCGGTCCTGTCGATCGTGCCCGTCGCCGGTGGCGTCCGGGTCCCCACCTCGATCACCGCGGAGCCGGCGAAGCTCACGTGGAGCGCCGGTGACGGGCAGATCACCGCGGCGTTCGGCTCAGCGAGCACCCTGCACATCGCAGGAAACGGGCTGGGCGTCCGGATCAGCGCGACCGAGCCGACGCTGACCCCCTTCACCGGCACCTACCTCTACCCCGATCCGGCCGGGGGCGCCGTGTTCACCTCCTACGAGACCGGACACCGGTTCCGCGTCACCGTCGTTTCCGGACAGGAGCGCCGGTCGGGCGACCAGCAGCTCGGGACGGCGGAACGGCTGGTCGCCACCGGCGAAGACGGCGAACCGTGGGAACTGGTGATCGAGGAGATCGCCACATCGCCGCCACACGCGCCCGGGCCGGGCCTGTCCGAGGCGGTCACCACCTCGGCGGACGACTTCGCCCGGTTCGCCGACGCCGTGGCGCCGTGGCGCGGCGAGCGGACCCCGGCCGCCGAGCTGGCCTGCTATGTGATCTGGTCGGCCACGGTCCGGCCGGCCGGGTTCATCACCCGTCCGGCGGTGCTGATGTCGAAGCACTGGATGGACAAGGTGTGGAGCTGGGACCACTGCTTCACCGCGCTGGCGCTGGCCTCCGGCGCCCCGGAGCTCGCCTGGGACCAGTTCCAGGTGGTGTTCGACCACCAGGACGACCAGGGAGCTCTGCCGGACTCCATCACCCACTCGGAGACGCTGCGCAACTTCGTCAAGCCGCCCATCCACGGGTGGGCCCTGGGCCGGTTGCGGGAACGTTTCGGTGGCGAGGTACCCGACGCCGAGCGGACGTACCGGCAGCTTTCGGCATGGACCCGGTTCTGGCTCGACCACCGGCGGCCGCCCGGTCACCCGCTGCCCTACTACGAACACGGCAACGACAGCGGCTGGGACAACGCCACGGTGTTCCGCGAGGAACGCCTCGTCCAGTCAGCCGATCTCGCCGCGTTTCTGGTCCTGCAGCTGAAGGAGCTGGCCCGGCTCGCCGCCGAGCTGGGTGAGCCGGCGCAGCCGTGGGATCGCCAGGCCGACGACCTGCTGGCCGCGATGCTGGCCGAGCTGTGGGACGGCGCCCGGTTCGTCAGTCGCGGGGTGGTCAGTGGGACGCTCCGCGCCGGCTCCAGTCTACTCGAGCTCATGCCGGTCGTGCTGGGCGAGCACCTGCCGCCCGATGTCTTCGAGCGGCTGTGCGACGGCATCACCCGGCACCTGACCGCGGTGGGGCCGGCCACCGAGCTGCCCACCTCGCCGTATTACGAAGCGGACGGCTACTGGCGAGGCCCCGTCTGGGCGCCGGTCGCGGTCCTGATCGAGGACGGTCTCCGCCGCGGCGGAGCTCAGGACCTCGCCGAGCAGGTGAGCTCCCGGTTCCGGACAACCTGCGAGAAGTCGGGCTTCGCCGAAAACTTCGACGCCTTGACCGGCGAAGGACTACGCGACCGCGCATACACCTGGACGGCAGGCGCGTACCTGCTCCTCGCCGAAGACGCCGAAGGCCGCCGGTGA
- a CDS encoding carbohydrate ABC transporter permease: MRRPAWRTAVGLVLTALMLFPVYWMVNVSLTPARDMRKSPPDLFPSSPTTEGYERVLREQLPYFGTSLLIALGTVVLTLVLAAPAAYSLAKLRPRGRGPLAFVLLVAQMIPGIIMALGFYGIYVGLGITNSIWGLIFADSTIAVPFAVLILTSFMAVVPDELLQAARIDGAGPWRSFVSVVLPASRNGLVTAALFSFLWAWSDFVFASTLDAGGRLQPLTLGIYRYIGNNNQEWNSIMATAVVASIPAAVLLVLAQRFVAAGITTGAVKD; this comes from the coding sequence ATGAGGCGCCCGGCCTGGCGGACCGCGGTCGGCCTGGTGCTGACCGCGCTGATGCTGTTCCCGGTCTACTGGATGGTCAACGTCTCGCTCACGCCCGCGCGTGACATGCGCAAGTCGCCGCCAGACTTGTTCCCGTCGTCCCCGACCACCGAAGGGTACGAGCGGGTACTGCGCGAACAACTGCCGTACTTCGGCACGAGCCTGCTCATCGCGCTGGGCACGGTGGTGCTCACCCTGGTACTGGCCGCACCCGCGGCGTACTCACTGGCCAAGCTCCGGCCCCGCGGCCGCGGTCCGCTGGCGTTCGTCCTGCTCGTCGCGCAGATGATCCCCGGCATCATCATGGCTCTGGGGTTCTACGGCATCTACGTCGGTCTCGGGATCACCAACTCGATCTGGGGGCTGATCTTCGCGGACTCGACCATCGCCGTACCGTTCGCGGTGCTGATCCTCACGTCCTTCATGGCGGTCGTCCCGGACGAACTGCTGCAGGCGGCCCGGATCGACGGTGCCGGGCCCTGGCGGTCGTTCGTCTCCGTCGTTCTGCCGGCCAGCCGCAACGGACTCGTGACCGCGGCCCTGTTCTCGTTCCTGTGGGCCTGGTCGGACTTCGTGTTCGCGTCCACTTTGGACGCCGGTGGCCGGCTGCAGCCACTCACCCTCGGCATCTACCGCTACATCGGCAACAACAACCAGGAGTGGAACTCGATCATGGCCACGGCCGTGGTCGCGTCGATCCCCGCGGCCGTGCTCCTCGTCCTCGCCCAGCGCTTCGTCGCCGCGGGCATCACCACCGGTGCCGTCAAAGACTGA
- a CDS encoding TetR/AcrR family transcriptional regulator — protein MGVILSNAERKGDARGRLLARLLDAFGEDLPSPEVSLREIAARTETTHALLRYHFGSLPGVLAAMLEAQRSRDNEALLEAARQGTFDDLVVAIWRTYTRPEQLSRVRGFFHVVGLAAYSPEDFREFIDSLDDLTKMLASLAEREGLDTEEASTLATVTVAAIRGLLLQEVLTPAVPSEDAVALILRMGKDRSVPRTRPGP, from the coding sequence ATGGGAGTGATCCTGTCAAACGCGGAACGCAAGGGCGACGCACGCGGGCGTCTCCTGGCTCGGCTTCTCGACGCCTTCGGCGAGGACCTTCCTTCACCGGAGGTGTCGCTTCGTGAGATCGCGGCCAGGACCGAGACCACCCACGCCCTCCTTCGATACCACTTCGGTTCACTTCCGGGCGTCTTGGCGGCCATGCTCGAAGCGCAGCGATCTCGTGACAACGAGGCACTGCTCGAGGCAGCCCGGCAAGGCACCTTCGACGACCTCGTCGTGGCGATCTGGCGGACGTACACCCGCCCGGAGCAGCTGTCGCGGGTCCGCGGCTTCTTCCATGTCGTAGGACTCGCCGCGTACAGCCCAGAGGACTTTCGTGAGTTCATCGATTCGCTCGACGACCTGACCAAGATGCTGGCTTCGCTCGCGGAACGCGAGGGGCTCGACACCGAGGAAGCGTCGACTTTGGCCACCGTCACCGTTGCCGCGATACGTGGCCTTCTCTTGCAGGAGGTGCTGACTCCGGCAGTCCCCTCGGAGGACGCGGTCGCCTTGATCCTGCGCATGGGCAAGGACCGATCCGTTCCACGGACACGCCCGGGGCCTTGA
- a CDS encoding sugar ABC transporter substrate-binding protein has translation MHRSRRFPAALAALGLAASLTACSPSSGTGGSGDAGPFSLWDPYPQFDASSEWAQVIGKCGTEAGVQIQRQSYDTTDLTNKVLLAAQQRTAPNVLVLDNPVVSTLAEGGVLKANEDVGLDAGQASPNLLGAGQVGGHTYGVPIGANTLALYYNKTVLTAAGVDPASIKDWASLDSALAKVKATGKKGITFSAIGTEEGTFQFLPWFWGAGAALTDLGTPAATAALEMWKSWLDKGYAPNSVVNNTQTTSWQEFATGEYAFAENGTWQLQNAKKAGFEYGVVPIPARAGGTAPAPTGGEFVTVTAQDDKDKEAKAARIAACLTNPDKVLATDTALTYVSAVPSVQQQQVAQAPELAVWVDAVKNAKGRTGDGLGTRYPRISQPLWGAVQAALTGSKTPQAALADAQAAAAK, from the coding sequence ATGCACCGCTCCCGCCGTTTCCCCGCCGCCCTGGCCGCGCTCGGCTTGGCCGCGTCCCTGACCGCGTGCTCGCCGTCGTCCGGCACCGGCGGCTCCGGTGATGCCGGTCCGTTCTCCCTGTGGGACCCGTACCCGCAGTTCGACGCGAGCTCGGAGTGGGCGCAGGTGATCGGCAAGTGCGGCACGGAGGCGGGCGTGCAGATCCAGCGCCAGTCCTACGACACCACCGACCTGACCAACAAGGTCCTGCTCGCCGCGCAGCAACGCACCGCCCCGAACGTGCTGGTCCTGGACAACCCGGTGGTGAGCACGCTCGCCGAAGGCGGGGTGCTGAAGGCGAACGAGGACGTCGGGCTGGACGCCGGCCAGGCGTCCCCGAACCTCCTGGGCGCCGGGCAGGTCGGCGGCCACACCTACGGCGTGCCGATCGGGGCGAACACGCTCGCGCTCTACTACAACAAGACCGTGCTCACCGCGGCCGGCGTCGACCCGGCCTCGATCAAGGACTGGGCCTCCCTCGACTCCGCCCTGGCCAAGGTGAAGGCGACGGGCAAGAAGGGGATCACGTTCTCCGCGATCGGCACCGAGGAGGGCACGTTCCAGTTCCTGCCCTGGTTCTGGGGCGCCGGAGCGGCGCTGACCGACCTGGGCACCCCCGCCGCCACCGCCGCGCTCGAGATGTGGAAGTCGTGGCTGGACAAGGGGTACGCCCCCAACTCGGTGGTGAACAACACCCAGACCACCAGCTGGCAGGAGTTCGCCACCGGGGAGTACGCGTTCGCCGAAAACGGCACCTGGCAGCTGCAGAACGCGAAGAAGGCCGGGTTCGAGTACGGCGTCGTCCCGATTCCCGCCCGGGCCGGGGGAACAGCGCCGGCACCCACCGGCGGTGAGTTCGTCACCGTCACCGCCCAGGACGACAAGGACAAGGAAGCCAAGGCCGCGCGCATCGCCGCGTGCCTGACCAACCCCGACAAGGTGCTCGCGACGGACACCGCCCTCACCTACGTCTCCGCCGTTCCCTCGGTTCAGCAACAGCAGGTCGCCCAGGCGCCGGAACTGGCCGTCTGGGTGGACGCGGTGAAAAACGCCAAGGGCCGCACCGGGGACGGCCTCGGCACCCGGTACCCGCGGATCTCGCAGCCCCTGTGGGGTGCGGTCCAGGCCGCGCTGACCGGGTCGAAGACACCGCAAGCCGCGCTCGCGGACGCCCAGGCCGCGGCCGCGAAGTAG
- a CDS encoding RICIN domain-containing protein encodes MDTVRTARRPRRRLATLLTGAALVAASLTTATNPAQAADESVGVDFSIAGGAPTYRASGWIYGMTENASGPADHFYRDVRFRYMRAGGAQLDSPGGWVSGRYDRRWNATRAQLLRTRSLGGQFVLLVHDLWGADGYPISRFPGDNGDWSDYDSFLTRLINDVRATGAPVEWDLWNEPNLGIFWNRTQSQYFELWRRTYQRVRAAFPDQLIVGPSFAGVPSTTNTWWNQYLDFVRANNVVPDIVSWHSLPGDPVANVAAANATLDPRGIPHPRPYQINEYGASNEQNPGDGSWYIARLERAGADGLRANWASTGNLHNDLANLLVRDSAGRHLPKGEWWVYRFYGSQTGQVVSSTPSADYDAFATKASGVAKILVGGGRTTGNIAVNLNRLDTTSGLVQDNQVRVLVQRIPYNGGGAVQGPVTVQNSVVSLSGNAATVNLPHSAIDDSFTITLLPPSDAGFPSVAVAQHSQQCLDNANLNTADGNQQQQYPCEGGDQQLWNFRPVSGAAGTFTLVNQQTGKCLDVNGASTADGAAVQQWTCLSGAANQQFTLRKVTYGGNDSHDYQLVARHSGKCVDVNAVSAAAGAVIHQWTCNPATQGSPLNQTWRLWGH; translated from the coding sequence GTGGACACTGTCCGCACGGCCCGGCGACCGCGTCGCCGCCTCGCCACTCTCCTCACCGGGGCCGCGCTCGTCGCGGCCTCCCTGACCACGGCCACCAACCCGGCCCAGGCCGCCGACGAATCCGTCGGCGTCGACTTCTCCATCGCGGGCGGGGCGCCGACCTACCGGGCTTCGGGCTGGATCTACGGGATGACCGAAAACGCGTCGGGGCCCGCCGACCACTTCTACCGCGACGTGCGGTTCCGGTACATGCGTGCCGGGGGAGCGCAGCTCGACAGCCCGGGTGGCTGGGTGTCGGGCCGGTACGACCGCCGGTGGAACGCGACCCGCGCCCAGTTGCTTCGCACGCGATCCCTCGGCGGTCAGTTCGTCCTGCTCGTCCACGACCTGTGGGGCGCCGACGGTTACCCGATCTCCCGTTTCCCCGGGGACAACGGCGACTGGAGCGACTACGACAGCTTTCTCACGCGGCTGATCAACGACGTCCGGGCGACGGGTGCCCCGGTCGAGTGGGACCTCTGGAACGAGCCGAACCTCGGAATCTTCTGGAACCGCACGCAGTCGCAGTACTTCGAGCTGTGGCGACGCACGTACCAGCGCGTCCGGGCGGCGTTCCCGGACCAGCTGATCGTCGGCCCCAGCTTCGCCGGTGTCCCGTCGACCACGAACACCTGGTGGAACCAGTACCTCGACTTCGTCCGCGCCAACAACGTCGTCCCCGACATCGTCAGCTGGCACTCCCTGCCCGGGGATCCCGTGGCCAACGTCGCGGCAGCCAACGCCACGCTCGACCCGCGGGGCATCCCGCACCCGAGGCCGTACCAGATCAACGAATACGGCGCCTCGAACGAACAGAACCCGGGCGACGGCTCCTGGTACATCGCGCGCCTGGAACGGGCCGGCGCCGACGGCCTGCGCGCGAACTGGGCGAGCACCGGGAACCTCCACAACGACCTCGCCAACCTTCTCGTCCGCGACTCGGCCGGCCGGCACCTGCCGAAGGGCGAGTGGTGGGTCTACCGCTTCTACGGGTCCCAGACCGGCCAGGTCGTCTCTTCGACGCCCAGCGCGGACTACGACGCGTTCGCCACGAAGGCCAGTGGCGTGGCGAAGATCCTCGTCGGCGGTGGCCGGACGACCGGCAATATCGCGGTGAACCTGAACCGGCTGGACACCACGAGCGGCCTCGTCCAGGACAACCAGGTGCGTGTGCTCGTCCAGCGCATCCCCTACAACGGCGGGGGTGCGGTCCAGGGGCCGGTCACGGTGCAGAACTCGGTGGTGAGCCTGTCCGGCAACGCGGCGACGGTCAACCTGCCGCACAGCGCCATCGACGACTCCTTCACCATCACCCTGCTGCCGCCATCGGACGCCGGCTTCCCGTCGGTCGCGGTCGCTCAGCATTCCCAGCAGTGCCTGGACAACGCCAATCTGAACACCGCTGACGGCAACCAGCAGCAGCAGTACCCGTGCGAGGGCGGCGACCAGCAACTCTGGAACTTCCGCCCGGTCTCCGGGGCGGCCGGCACGTTCACCTTGGTCAACCAGCAGACCGGCAAGTGCCTGGACGTCAACGGCGCCTCGACCGCGGACGGCGCTGCCGTGCAGCAGTGGACCTGCCTCAGCGGAGCCGCGAACCAGCAGTTCACGCTGCGCAAGGTGACGTACGGCGGCAACGATTCCCACGACTACCAGCTGGTTGCCCGCCATAGCGGCAAGTGCGTCGACGTGAACGCCGTATCGGCCGCCGCGGGTGCGGTGATCCACCAATGGACGTGCAATCCGGCCACGCAGGGCAGCCCGCTCAACCAGACCTGGCGGCTCTGGGGCCACTGA
- a CDS encoding metal-dependent hydrolase family protein, with product MERCQVVGATVVDGSGRDPVDVDVTIEDGHITQVGASGAHGEHLDAGGLTMTPGLIDAHVHLGLSSPIQPQFSFRISAAELAADIFATAGATLDAGFTTVRDTGGVDGGLVTTIAKGKVRGPRVLSCGPVQCQIGGHGYYGADWEPTELWSSHHLPGLCALSMMSGNADELRRNVREAFRRGASFLKLCVTGGVVGAHDRLTDTQFTVEEIAVAVQEAAARGTYVTVHAHNNDGIRNAIEAGARCVEHGTDLDEATATLMATRDVALVPTFAVVEQLLHDTAGAGLDESTRDRVLGVRERMTEALAVAKEAGVRIGLGSDLIGPAQDRRGEELRLRAKLETPMAALVAATRTNAEILGLAGQAGVIAPGAQADLVLWNGNPVEDPELFADPANAVLVLKAGRIVKDLR from the coding sequence GTGGAACGGTGTCAAGTGGTCGGCGCGACGGTCGTCGACGGATCGGGTCGCGACCCGGTCGACGTCGACGTCACCATCGAAGACGGGCACATCACCCAGGTCGGTGCCTCCGGCGCACACGGCGAGCACCTCGATGCCGGAGGCCTGACGATGACGCCCGGCCTGATCGACGCTCACGTCCACTTGGGCCTGTCGAGCCCGATCCAGCCGCAGTTCTCGTTCCGGATCAGCGCCGCCGAGCTCGCGGCGGACATCTTCGCCACGGCCGGCGCGACGCTCGACGCCGGCTTCACCACCGTCCGGGACACCGGCGGGGTCGACGGCGGACTCGTCACCACGATCGCGAAGGGCAAGGTCCGGGGGCCGCGCGTCCTGTCCTGCGGACCGGTTCAGTGCCAGATCGGCGGGCACGGCTACTACGGAGCCGACTGGGAACCCACCGAGCTGTGGAGCAGCCACCACCTGCCCGGCCTGTGCGCCCTGTCCATGATGTCCGGCAACGCGGACGAGCTGCGGCGCAACGTGCGCGAGGCGTTCCGCCGCGGAGCCTCCTTCCTGAAGCTCTGCGTGACCGGCGGAGTGGTCGGCGCCCACGACCGGCTGACCGACACCCAGTTCACCGTCGAGGAGATCGCCGTCGCTGTTCAGGAGGCCGCGGCGCGGGGCACCTACGTGACGGTGCACGCCCACAACAACGACGGCATCCGGAACGCGATCGAGGCCGGGGCGCGCTGTGTCGAACACGGCACCGATCTCGACGAAGCCACGGCCACCCTGATGGCCACTCGAGACGTCGCCCTCGTGCCCACGTTCGCCGTCGTCGAGCAACTGCTGCACGACACCGCCGGAGCGGGCCTCGACGAATCCACCCGCGACCGGGTGCTGGGTGTTCGTGAGCGGATGACCGAGGCGCTCGCCGTCGCCAAGGAGGCCGGAGTGCGGATCGGGCTGGGCTCCGATCTCATCGGCCCGGCTCAGGACCGCCGGGGCGAAGAGCTCAGGCTGCGCGCGAAGCTCGAAACACCGATGGCAGCTCTCGTGGCGGCCACCAGGACCAACGCCGAGATCCTCGGCCTGGCCGGCCAAGCCGGTGTCATCGCTCCCGGCGCGCAGGCCGACCTCGTGCTGTGGAACGGCAACCCGGTCGAAGACCCGGAGCTGTTCGCCGACCCCGCCAACGCCGTCCTCGTACTCAAGGCCGGCCGAATTGTGAAGGACCTCCGATGA
- a CDS encoding alpha/beta hydrolase yields the protein MSTMWQGCLADTDYFELRSSGGHDYGVWVTTPPGYDPATTRTPVVYVLDGNWAVGMTAPLIVTQKDPMQQLQPYIQVSVGYAGEDAQHWARLRNRDLVPPGEPIAQEFVDAVETGIRMGSMTREEADAYLAELRDAHADAFLSFLTAELHPRIERDYGTAASGHGLFGYSYGGLFSLYAWLTGSTLFESIGAGSPGVVGEDSQVFARLEEMGDRLPAAKLHVTLNEQELLGDLAVYQNLAKNTATVLHHLTARGGAVTSAVLRETHVTGLQASFLSYLRTCRAR from the coding sequence ATGAGCACCATGTGGCAGGGCTGCCTCGCCGACACCGACTACTTCGAGCTGCGTTCCAGCGGCGGGCACGACTACGGCGTCTGGGTCACCACACCACCGGGCTACGACCCCGCGACGACGCGAACTCCTGTCGTGTACGTGCTCGACGGCAACTGGGCCGTGGGCATGACGGCTCCGCTCATCGTCACCCAGAAAGACCCCATGCAGCAGCTCCAGCCCTACATCCAGGTCAGCGTCGGCTACGCGGGCGAGGACGCACAGCACTGGGCACGGCTGCGCAACAGAGACCTCGTGCCACCCGGCGAGCCCATCGCCCAGGAGTTCGTCGACGCCGTGGAAACGGGAATCCGAATGGGTTCGATGACCCGCGAGGAAGCCGACGCCTACCTCGCCGAACTGCGCGACGCCCACGCCGATGCGTTCCTGAGCTTCCTCACCGCGGAACTGCACCCGCGGATCGAACGCGACTACGGCACGGCCGCGAGCGGTCACGGCCTCTTCGGCTACTCCTACGGCGGACTCTTCAGCCTCTACGCCTGGCTCACCGGCAGCACACTCTTCGAGAGCATCGGAGCGGGCAGCCCCGGTGTCGTCGGTGAAGACAGTCAGGTCTTCGCACGGCTCGAAGAAATGGGCGACCGCCTGCCTGCCGCCAAGCTTCACGTCACCCTCAACGAACAAGAGCTTCTCGGAGACCTGGCCGTCTACCAGAACCTCGCGAAGAACACGGCCACCGTCCTGCACCACCTGACCGCCCGCGGCGGCGCCGTCACCAGCGCGGTCCTGCGCGAAACGCACGTGACCGGCCTTCAGGCCTCGTTCCTCAGCTACCTCAGGACCTGCCGTGCCCGGTAA
- a CDS encoding LacI family DNA-binding transcriptional regulator, which produces MNIGEIARRAGVSRSTVSYALSGKRPVSAATVRRINDVIAELGYRPNASARALAEGRTRTFGLVIPPASARLTDAQLGFVASVVEAAAVHDHDVLLSPGGGDHSRSFDRIVTGRRVDGVILMEILLEDPRVERLGQAGLPFVTIGHTEHPGALWWVDVDYAALISRCVHHLADLGHRDVVLVNRSDELVAAGYGPALRAAAGFRKAAAERGLTAHHVCCADEPAAGLTCFERIRADWPDVTAVVTINEAALPGVQRALLHAGLNVPRDFSVTGVIADRLAEDFHPPLTAADVPAREMARLAVALLLEQIGDASATPRHALLEPAISLRSSTGARR; this is translated from the coding sequence ATGAACATCGGGGAGATCGCCCGGCGCGCCGGGGTGTCGCGCAGCACGGTGTCCTACGCGCTCAGCGGGAAACGGCCGGTCTCCGCGGCGACCGTGCGGCGGATCAACGACGTGATCGCCGAGCTCGGCTACCGGCCCAACGCCAGCGCCCGTGCCCTCGCGGAAGGCCGCACCCGGACGTTCGGACTGGTGATCCCCCCGGCGAGCGCCCGGCTGACCGACGCACAGCTTGGCTTCGTGGCCAGCGTGGTGGAGGCGGCCGCGGTGCACGACCACGACGTGCTGCTCTCGCCGGGCGGTGGAGACCACAGCCGGTCGTTCGACCGGATCGTCACCGGCCGCCGGGTCGACGGGGTCATCCTGATGGAGATCCTCCTGGAAGATCCGCGGGTCGAGCGGCTCGGCCAGGCCGGGCTGCCGTTTGTCACCATCGGGCACACCGAGCATCCCGGCGCGCTGTGGTGGGTGGACGTCGACTACGCGGCGCTGATCAGCCGATGTGTCCACCACCTGGCCGACCTCGGGCACCGCGACGTCGTCCTTGTCAACCGCTCGGACGAGCTCGTCGCCGCGGGCTACGGCCCCGCCCTGCGCGCGGCCGCAGGATTCCGCAAGGCGGCCGCGGAACGCGGCCTCACCGCGCACCACGTGTGCTGCGCCGACGAGCCCGCCGCCGGCCTGACGTGCTTCGAGCGGATCCGGGCCGACTGGCCCGATGTCACCGCCGTGGTGACCATCAACGAGGCTGCGCTGCCCGGTGTGCAGCGGGCGCTGCTGCACGCGGGGCTGAACGTGCCGCGGGACTTCTCGGTCACCGGGGTGATCGCCGACCGCCTGGCGGAGGACTTCCACCCGCCGCTCACGGCGGCGGACGTACCGGCCAGGGAGATGGCCAGGCTTGCCGTAGCGCTGCTGCTGGAGCAGATCGGGGACGCGTCGGCCACGCCGCGGCACGCGCTGCTCGAGCCCGCGATCTCCTTGCGGTCGAGCACCGGTGCACGCCGGTAA
- a CDS encoding carbohydrate ABC transporter permease, whose protein sequence is MRSREVRRQVVGWAFLVPLVAYLVVCYAYPLLTNVDLSIRGYTVRTFVHGGAPLVGFANYATVFGDPLFRTALVNTLVFTVASLAFQYVIGLAMAVFFARGFRLSATLRALFLVPWLLPLIVSASTWAWLLNSESGLVNAGLQLVGAGPVNWLTSPSWSLVSVIAANIWIGIPFNLVVLYSGLQNIPRDVYEAASLDGATGWQAFRHVTFPLLRPVSAITLLLGLVYTLKVFDIIWIMTKGGPSGSSSTLATWSYELGFGSLLPRFGPSAAVGNVLILLALAAGLLYIRLQRRQEPA, encoded by the coding sequence ATGCGCTCGCGAGAGGTCCGCAGGCAGGTCGTCGGCTGGGCGTTCCTCGTGCCGCTGGTGGCCTACCTGGTGGTGTGCTACGCCTACCCGCTGCTCACCAACGTCGACCTGAGCATCCGCGGCTACACGGTCCGCACGTTCGTCCACGGTGGAGCGCCGCTGGTCGGGTTCGCCAACTACGCCACGGTGTTCGGCGACCCGCTGTTCCGGACCGCGCTGGTGAACACCTTGGTCTTCACAGTGGCGTCGCTGGCGTTCCAGTACGTGATCGGCTTGGCGATGGCGGTGTTCTTCGCCCGCGGATTCCGGTTGTCGGCGACATTGCGTGCCCTCTTCCTGGTGCCCTGGCTGTTGCCGCTGATCGTGTCGGCGTCGACGTGGGCCTGGCTGCTCAACAGCGAGTCCGGGCTGGTGAACGCCGGACTGCAGCTCGTCGGGGCGGGCCCGGTCAACTGGCTGACCTCGCCGTCCTGGTCGCTCGTGTCGGTCATCGCCGCCAACATCTGGATCGGGATCCCGTTCAACCTCGTCGTGCTCTACAGCGGCCTGCAGAACATTCCCCGAGACGTCTACGAGGCTGCTTCACTGGACGGCGCGACCGGCTGGCAGGCCTTCCGCCACGTCACCTTTCCCCTGCTGCGCCCGGTTTCGGCCATTACCCTGCTGCTCGGCCTCGTCTATACGCTGAAGGTGTTCGACATCATCTGGATCATGACCAAGGGCGGGCCGAGCGGCTCGTCGAGCACCCTGGCCACCTGGTCCTACGAACTCGGGTTCGGCAGCCTGCTCCCCCGGTTCGGGCCCAGCGCCGCCGTGGGCAACGTGCTCATCCTCCTCGCGCTCGCCGCCGGTCTGCTGTACATCCGGTTGCAGCGCAGGCAGGAGCCGGCATGA